From Fusobacterium varium:
GATTCACCATATCTCTTACTTGTTTTCTACCCATTTCATTAAAAATTTCTTCTTCCATAGAAAAATCTTCTTGCTGAGCTAAAGTGTCTTCAAGATAGATATCATCTCCTATTTGTGTACTTAAAGACATCGGATCTTGAAAATCCATTATTATATCCTGAATTTTATCAGCTTCTATATTTAGCTCCACAGCTATTTCTTCTACTGATGGATAGTTTCCTTCATCCTTTAATCGTGACATAACATAACGATTTACTTTGTTCAATAGGTCATATTTGTATGATGGAATTCTTATTTCTCTTCCTTTTACTATAACAGCTTTGCTTATAGATTGCTTAATCCACCATACTGCGTATGTTGAAAATCTAAAGCCTTTTGTAATATCAAATTTTTCTATTGCATATATAAGCCCTAGATTCCCCTCACTGATTAAATCTATAAAACTTAAGCCTTTATTTATGTATCCTTTTGCAATATTAACAACTAATCTGAGATTAGATAAGATTAATTGATTTTTAGCCTCTTCATCTCCAGCTTTAGCTTTAATTAAAAGACTCAGCTCCTCATCTTTATCTAATATTTTATATTTTCTTATATCTGCTAAATAAAGTGAAATAAGATCCTTCTCTATCATTGCCATTCCCCACTTTTGTCAATTTTATTTTAGTAAAATTCCTCTTTCAAAGTTCTTTCCATAAGTTCTTCTACCATATTTCCAGCATTTGCATTTTTATATATGATATTGTATGTGGCTTCTAATATCGGCATTGAAATATTCAATTTTTGAATTTGCTCATATACTGCTTTTACTGTTGGAACCCCTTCAGCAACCATAGTCATTTCACTTAAAATAGTTTGTATATCTTGACCCTTCCCTAAACATTCTCCAACATGTCTGTTTCTGCTATGTTTACTTGCACATGTTACTATTAAATCTCCTATTCCACTAAGCCCAGAAAAAGTTATTTCTTTAGCACCACAAGCTTTTCCATATCTTATCATTTCGGCTATTCCTCTTGTTATCAAAGCAGCTTTTGTATTATCTCCAAAGCCCATTCCATCAGCTATTCCTGCTCCTATTGCCAAACAGTTCTTTACAGCAGCACCCAACTCTACTCCTACCACATCTTCACTTAAATATACTCTAAATACTTTACTATTAAAAAGTTCCTGTATTTCAGCAGCCTTTTCTCTTTCACCAGCTGCAACTATAGTTGTTGGAATTCCAACTGCTACTTCTTCTGCATGTGTAGGCCCTGATAAAACTACTATATTTTTGTGAAACTTACCTTTTATTTCATCTTTCATTACTTCTGAAAGTCTCATGCCTGTTGATACTTCTATTCCCTTGGCAGTATTTACAAGAAGCATATCTTCAGTCAAATCATTTGAAAATTCTCTTATTACTCCTCTTAATACTTGTGATGGAACTGAAAATACTACATATTTTATTCCTTTAAGAAGTCCTTCTTTTACATATGTAACATTTAAATTATCTGGAAATTTTATTCCAGGTAAGTATCTCTTATTTTCTCTATCCTTTTGTATTTCTTCTGCTCTCTCTTTATTAAATTCCCATAAAGTAATATCATAACCTTTTCTAGCCAGTACTAGTCCTAATGCTGTTCCCCAGCTTCCTGCTCCTATGATTACTACTTTTTTCATGCTAATCACTCCTTATTTAAGCTTAAATTTATTTTCTGTTCCTTCTATAAGCCTTTTGATGTTTGTTCTATGTCTATATATTACAAAAACTCCTATTAAAGTAGTCATCGCTAGAAGAGGAGTCTTCCCTATTCCATATCCTACTGGACTCAATGCAGTAAGAATTGGCAGAGCTGCTGCTGCTACAATTGATCCTAATGAAATGTATCTTGTAAAATAAACTACAAGAATAAAAACTATTAATAAAGCAAGGGTTACATTAGGTATCAAAAAAAGAAATACTCCCAAACTTGTTGCTACACCTTTTCCACCTTTAAAATGTAGAAAAAAAGAAAGCGAATGTCCTACAATTGCTAAAACTCCTATCAATAGCAACATATCTCCAGTTACTCCATATCTACTGGCAATAAATGGTGGAAGAAATCCTTTTAAAGCATCTGCTGCCAATACCATAAGTCCATATTTTGGTCCCAATACTCTATATGCATTCGTAGCACCTGAATTTTTACTTCCATGTTCTCTTATATCTATTTTTTTAAAATATTTTCCAATCCATACTCCATTAGGAAGTGCTCCCATTACATAACCTAAAACTAAAAACAATATTTCTTTCATAATTTCTCTCCTATGTTTATATCTCTTCTATGACTACATAGACTCTTGCTAACTTTTAAAATAGATTTTTTCTTGTCTTAAATTATATCATATAAAAAAAGAAGTATAAAGCTAGAATTCAAAATTCTCTATATCTTGTACATAAAACTTTGTTTTTTCAAAGTTTTTAACTTTATTTTTTGTACAAATTTTATTTTAATAAAAAATAAAATCAAAATTAATGACTAAAACATAACCTACTATATAAAAAACAGCTGCCCGTAAGCAGCCATTTCATATGTTTGATTATTTTCCTTTTTTCTTAGATTTTGCAGCTTTTTTCTCAACAACTGGATTCATTTTTTCTAATAGATTTTTTCCAGCTCTGAATTTAGCAACTTTTTTAGCTTCTACTTTCATAGGTTTTTTAGTTTGTGGATTAACACAAGTTCTAGCAGCTCTTTCAGCAGCTTCAAATTTTCCAAATCCTATGAATGACACATTTTCACCTTTTACCAAAATTTCTTCAAGAGTATCTATAAATGCTTTTGTAAGTTTGTCCGCTTCTACTTTAGTTTTTATTCCAGCTTTAGTTCCAAATAATTCTACAAATTCTTTTTTTGTCATTCTTATCACTCCCAACTATTTTATATGATATTGTGTTGCTACTACTATTACAGTAGCATTTTTTTTCAATAAACTCAATAGTTTTCGTAAATTTTTTTAATTTTTTTTCATAAATGTCATGTTCAATACAAATATTAAGAAAATTCCAATAATTAAATAGTTCCAAAAATTTTCATTCCCCTCAAAATATATATCAGATTTTTTCAAGCTTTGAAGATCATATTGATCAAAAGGTAAATTGTATGCTGCTGTAATTCCCTTGAGATTTAAAAGATAAAATACTGGAATTTCATCCTTTAAAAATTTACCTACTAATCCTTTTTGCATATTTGTCTTTTCATTTAAAATTACTTTAGAATTTATTATAATATCTACACTATCTCCAATAGATAAAAGATTTCCACCTATATTTACAAAAGCTTTTATTTGTTTATTGCTTTCTTGTATAAAATAGCTATATCTTTCTTCTATATTTTCTTCTATATTTTCATTATAAAAAAATTTAAGCCCATACTTTTTATTTTTTTCTATTATTTTTTCT
This genomic window contains:
- a CDS encoding RNA polymerase sigma factor, with the protein product MIEKDLISLYLADIRKYKILDKDEELSLLIKAKAGDEEAKNQLILSNLRLVVNIAKGYINKGLSFIDLISEGNLGLIYAIEKFDITKGFRFSTYAVWWIKQSISKAVIVKGREIRIPSYKYDLLNKVNRYVMSRLKDEGNYPSVEEIAVELNIEADKIQDIIMDFQDPMSLSTQIGDDIYLEDTLAQQEDFSMEEEIFNEMGRKQVRDMVNQLEEREKEILKLRYGLDGYEIHTLEEIGNTLNITRERVRQIEKKTLQKLRSKYTKELKGDLF
- the gpsA gene encoding glycerol-3-phosphate dehydrogenase, whose product is MKKVVIIGAGSWGTALGLVLARKGYDITLWEFNKERAEEIQKDRENKRYLPGIKFPDNLNVTYVKEGLLKGIKYVVFSVPSQVLRGVIREFSNDLTEDMLLVNTAKGIEVSTGMRLSEVMKDEIKGKFHKNIVVLSGPTHAEEVAVGIPTTIVAAGEREKAAEIQELFNSKVFRVYLSEDVVGVELGAAVKNCLAIGAGIADGMGFGDNTKAALITRGIAEMIRYGKACGAKEITFSGLSGIGDLIVTCASKHSRNRHVGECLGKGQDIQTILSEMTMVAEGVPTVKAVYEQIQKLNISMPILEATYNIIYKNANAGNMVEELMERTLKEEFY
- the plsY gene encoding glycerol-3-phosphate acyltransferase, producing MKEILFLVLGYVMGALPNGVWIGKYFKKIDIREHGSKNSGATNAYRVLGPKYGLMVLAADALKGFLPPFIASRYGVTGDMLLLIGVLAIVGHSLSFFLHFKGGKGVATSLGVFLFLIPNVTLALLIVFILVVYFTRYISLGSIVAAAALPILTALSPVGYGIGKTPLLAMTTLIGVFVIYRHRTNIKRLIEGTENKFKLK
- a CDS encoding putative DNA-binding protein, whose product is MTKKEFVELFGTKAGIKTKVEADKLTKAFIDTLEEILVKGENVSFIGFGKFEAAERAARTCVNPQTKKPMKVEAKKVAKFRAGKNLLEKMNPVVEKKAAKSKKKGK